The following nucleotide sequence is from Mangifera indica cultivar Alphonso chromosome 17, CATAS_Mindica_2.1, whole genome shotgun sequence.
CAAGCATTGATGGCGTTGTATTTTCTGTAAGAAGCCGTGAAGGGAGCCTGTGACCAGTCGGTTTTGATGAGCCCGCCTCTCGTCGCCCAGTCATCGGCGTTCCAGATACTTGAGTAGATCCTCATCGGCTGGCTCTTCAGATAGGGAACACCAACTGACTCAGCGTTTTTGAACTTTCTAACGGGTGTGCCATCAACATAgaagctgaaaaaaaaaatgaacaagtTAAGAATGAACAAGTTCCTGGTCAAAGAAGAAACATGATCAATACTGAATGGGTGAAAACTTACATAATAAGTTGAGGATTCCAGAGAACTGAATAGGAGTGAAAATCAGCTGTTGGGTCAAACCAGAGATGGAACTGTTGTTCTCTATTACCTTTGCCTTGGCTGAATACATTAGTGTGAAGAGTATAAGGATCACCGCTCAAATTTCCAAGAAATTCAAAGTCTATTTCATCCCAAGCTGAGCCTTGTGATTTTAACTGCATCACAAAAATTTCTAGGTGTCAGGATTTGATTACAATAACACTTCGATTATCTGGAAGAATCACTATGTTTTTACAAAAGTAACTTACGTAGTAGGCAGTAACAGTGCCTGCAGAGTTTCCAGGTACAAGCTTGAGCTGCATATCAATTTTTCCGAATAGATATTCATTCTTGGACTGAAAGCCTGAGCCAGAGGCTTTGTCCAGGGAGAGAGTGAGAAGTTCACCGTTGTTGAGAATTTGTGAGCGGCCGTCTCCCCAAGTTATATCAAAATTCTGGTAGAAGTTAGCAGAAGCAAGCATGAAAGAGCTAAAAGCCATAAAAATAATTAGCATATTGCTAGAAGAAGAAGCCATGGATTGAGATGAGCTGAAGGTTAGATATTTTGTTGGAACTGATGAATACTGGGAAGGGTTTATATAGCAGGGGaagtgataaaatttataaaaaatttgacaaaacaaGGGAAAGATAAGTGCGTGCACTGAAGGTTCCTGGTGGGTCTTCAAGTTGATGGAAATGAAATTATGAGCTGGGAATAGCTGGCTCTCGCTATAACATCATAAACtacaaaattatttgattaagaaatGAGTAAATGGACCAGTTAAATGATGTTCTTGCTCAccaaacacataaatatattaaccaAATGAAATTAAAGCAGGAGACAGCCGCCTCATTTGTCAAGGTCACATTCACCAAACCAAT
It contains:
- the LOC123200187 gene encoding probable xyloglucan endotransglucosylase/hydrolase protein 23, whose product is MASSSSNMLIIFMAFSSFMLASANFYQNFDITWGDGRSQILNNGELLTLSLDKASGSGFQSKNEYLFGKIDMQLKLVPGNSAGTVTAYYLKSQGSAWDEIDFEFLGNLSGDPYTLHTNVFSQGKGNREQQFHLWFDPTADFHSYSVLWNPQLIIFYVDGTPVRKFKNAESVGVPYLKSQPMRIYSSIWNADDWATRGGLIKTDWSQAPFTASYRKYNAINACVWSSSSGSSSCNSNSDNIKSWLSEELDNTSQQKLNWVQKNYMIYDYCKDTKRFPQGFPPECALNSSS